The Candidatus Rokuibacteriota bacterium genome contains a region encoding:
- a CDS encoding NAD(P)/FAD-dependent oxidoreductase, producing the protein MATTVILGGGVGGLVTANMLRRRLDRKHRIVLVERQRQHVFTPSFLWMMLGWREPHEIARDLASLERKGIEVVQDEIREIDPMTRRVKTERQTLSADYLVVSLGAEGWLGGIPGLDGAGHNVYDLEGALGLRDALRQFHEGRVAVLIAGLPFRCPAAPYEAAMLIEASLSRRGLGERTQVDVYTPETLPMPVAGRAMGEAVKGLVEGRGVGFHPQHKVVAVDPERRELAFENGVRAGYDLLVVVPPHRCSPVVKEAGLTAEPGWVPADKGTLQTGHERVFAIGDTTLIKLPVGLPLPKAGVFADGQGEVVAENIAAEIAGRSGARRFDGFGSCIIEMGHGVAAYAKGNFYADPAPAMTMRSPSRLWHWGKIYFEKRWLRRWF; encoded by the coding sequence ATGGCGACCACGGTGATTCTCGGAGGAGGTGTGGGGGGGCTCGTCACCGCCAACATGCTGAGGCGCCGGCTCGACCGGAAGCACCGCATCGTCCTGGTCGAGCGCCAGCGCCAGCACGTTTTCACCCCCTCCTTCCTCTGGATGATGCTCGGCTGGCGTGAGCCTCACGAGATCGCCCGCGACCTCGCGAGCCTCGAGCGCAAGGGGATCGAGGTGGTCCAGGACGAGATCCGGGAGATCGATCCCATGACGCGTCGGGTGAAGACCGAGCGCCAGACGCTCTCCGCCGACTACCTCGTCGTCTCCCTCGGCGCCGAGGGATGGCTCGGTGGCATCCCGGGTCTCGACGGCGCCGGCCACAACGTCTACGATCTCGAGGGCGCGCTGGGGCTGCGCGATGCCCTCCGGCAGTTCCACGAGGGGCGCGTGGCGGTGCTCATCGCCGGGTTGCCCTTCAGGTGCCCGGCGGCGCCCTACGAGGCCGCCATGCTCATCGAGGCCTCGCTCAGCCGGCGCGGACTGGGCGAGCGGACGCAGGTGGACGTCTACACGCCCGAGACGCTGCCCATGCCGGTCGCGGGCCGCGCGATGGGGGAAGCCGTGAAGGGCCTCGTCGAGGGCCGCGGGGTCGGCTTCCACCCACAGCACAAGGTGGTGGCCGTGGATCCGGAGCGGCGGGAACTGGCGTTCGAGAACGGGGTCCGCGCCGGCTACGACCTCCTCGTCGTCGTCCCGCCCCACCGGTGCTCCCCGGTCGTCAAGGAGGCGGGGCTCACCGCCGAGCCCGGCTGGGTCCCGGCGGACAAGGGGACGCTCCAGACGGGCCACGAGCGCGTCTTCGCCATCGGGGACACGACGCTGATCAAACTGCCCGTGGGTCTGCCGCTTCCCAAGGCGGGGGTCTTCGCCGACGGCCAGGGCGAGGTGGTGGCCGAGAACATCGCCGCGGAGATCGCCGGGCGGAGCGGCGCGCGGCGCTTCGACGGCTTCGGCTCCTGCATCATCGAGATGGGCCACGGTGTGGCCGCCTACGCGAAGGGCAACTTCTACGCCGATCCCGCGCCCGCGATGACGATGCGCTCGCCGAGCCGCCTCTGGCACTGGGGGAAGATCTACTTCGAGAAGCGGTGGCTGAGGCGCTGGTTCTGA
- a CDS encoding methyltransferase domain-containing protein — protein METSRREAAAVGLFDTLAPTYDAWYGTPLGRLVDRLEREAVLGLVGEKPGVRALDLSCGTGRYALALARRGLRVVGVDVSEPMLLVARAKAREAGCDLHLVRADAHALPLRAGAVDLVTVILGLEFAGEPRRVLEECHRVLVPGGRLVAAILARAGLWTAWRRLKRLVGPSVWRGATFLSPDELRDLLRARGFTEPRWRSAVHFLPLFWPRSGGWLERWEAIGARWMPGRATFVAVAARRA, from the coding sequence ATGGAGACATCGCGCCGGGAGGCGGCCGCGGTCGGACTGTTCGACACGCTCGCGCCGACATACGATGCGTGGTACGGGACCCCGCTCGGTCGGCTCGTGGACCGCCTCGAGAGGGAGGCGGTGCTCGGCCTCGTCGGCGAGAAGCCTGGTGTCCGGGCGCTCGACCTGTCGTGTGGGACGGGGCGCTACGCGCTGGCCCTGGCGCGGCGGGGCCTGAGGGTCGTGGGGGTGGATGTCTCCGAGCCCATGCTCCTCGTCGCGCGCGCCAAGGCGCGCGAGGCCGGCTGTGATCTCCACTTGGTCAGGGCCGACGCGCACGCATTACCCTTGCGCGCCGGTGCCGTCGATCTCGTGACGGTCATCCTCGGACTCGAGTTCGCGGGTGAACCTCGGCGCGTCCTGGAGGAGTGCCACCGTGTCCTGGTGCCTGGCGGGCGGCTCGTGGCTGCGATCCTCGCTCGCGCGGGGCTCTGGACCGCCTGGCGCCGGCTCAAGCGTCTCGTGGGTCCTTCCGTCTGGAGGGGTGCGACCTTTCTCAGCCCTGACGAGCTGCGGGATCTGCTGCGTGCGCGCGGTTTCACGGAGCCCCGGTGGCGGAGCGCGGTACACTTCCTACCGCTGTTCTGGCCGAGGAGTGGCGGCTGGCTCGAGCGGTGGGAGGCCATAGGCGCTCGGTGGATGCCTGGGCGGGCAACCTTCGTGGCGGTGGCGGCGCGGCGCGCATAG
- a CDS encoding outer membrane lipoprotein-sorting protein — translation MRRIRPRWAARALLAALGAGAVALPAAAQAPSGEELMRRAHLAMYYAGEDMRARVTMRLVSKDGGERIRELTLTRRTLKEGGEQRYFVVFHRPPDVRDLAFLVWKYAGRDDDRWLYIPALKLVRRIAASDKHTSFVGSDFSYEDVSGREPEEDAHKRLREEKVGERVAHVVESVPRDPGSADFTRKVSWIDVATGLPLKEEYYDRRGELARVFSGEELKEAQGFWTVTKRVMKNVQTGHRTEAVFADVRYNQKLAPDLFTERALRAPPTELVR, via the coding sequence ATGAGACGGATTCGACCACGCTGGGCGGCCCGCGCGCTGCTGGCGGCGCTGGGTGCCGGGGCGGTCGCTTTGCCGGCGGCGGCCCAGGCCCCGTCTGGCGAGGAGCTCATGCGGCGGGCACATCTGGCCATGTACTACGCCGGGGAGGACATGCGGGCACGCGTGACCATGCGGCTGGTCTCGAAGGACGGCGGCGAGCGCATCCGCGAGCTGACCCTGACCCGGCGCACTCTCAAGGAAGGCGGGGAGCAGCGGTACTTCGTCGTCTTCCACCGCCCCCCGGACGTCCGGGACCTGGCCTTCCTGGTCTGGAAGTACGCCGGGCGGGACGACGACCGCTGGCTCTACATCCCGGCGCTGAAGCTGGTCCGGCGGATCGCGGCCAGCGACAAGCACACGAGCTTCGTCGGCTCCGACTTCTCGTACGAGGACGTCTCGGGGCGCGAGCCCGAGGAGGACGCCCACAAGCGGCTCCGCGAGGAGAAGGTCGGTGAGCGGGTCGCCCACGTGGTAGAGAGCGTCCCCAGGGATCCCGGGAGTGCCGACTTCACCCGGAAGGTCTCGTGGATCGACGTGGCCACGGGACTGCCCCTCAAGGAGGAGTACTACGATCGGCGGGGCGAGCTGGCGCGGGTCTTCAGCGGTGAGGAGCTCAAGGAGGCGCAGGGCTTCTGGACTGTCACGAAGCGCGTCATGAAGAATGTCCAGACGGGCCACAGGACGGAAGCCGTGTTCGCGGATGTCCGCTACAACCAGAAGCTCGCCCCCGATCTCTTCACCGAGCGCGCGCTCCGAGCCCCCCCGACCGAGCTGGTGCGGTGA
- a CDS encoding MMPL family transporter, translated as MGARWDRVRRRTVEWSVDHPRAVLVLVLLLTLAFGSQLPRIRTDTDPKNMLPITSPVRQYNDQVEGWFGLHPDVLVVAIQSDQGIFTPETLGRLSRLTEAVLRLPGVIARDVVALPTVNDVTVADGALDARPILGRVPRDAAEADRLRQQVLGNALLVHRLVSADGKTTALYVPIEKSANGKLIAEEIRRLTATDTGPERYYVAGDPVARDTFGAEMFRQMGLFSPLAGLLMCGMLFFMFRSWWLVAANMVVAMLAIIWAMGLFIGLGIPVHIMASMSPVFLMAISTDTVHIFNEFAFRRREARTRREAILQTMNAVGTPVLFSDLTTIAGFASLAIGPIIPVRVFGLLVAFGTGVILVMSFTLVPALMAIARERRVAGAPGEAEPASRWLARVGRACVAWKTAVVLVGAGVLGASAVGLTQIRMNNNMVAWFKAGSDIRIADRALSRALGGTATLYLVADGKQPDAVTRPEFLRALEGLQRRIERETVVGKTTSVADVVKRVHRVLRDNDPAQEIIPDSQEAAAQALLLFSMAARQRELSNVVDDPARKANVMVQLRSWDATHTAGVLAAARDHLASHPIPGAELRPAGIAYFNMVWNQEVLVGMLEGFIASCVLVLVLLVLNYRSLRWGVVSFLPLLFTVVLIYGMVGFLGKDFDMPISVLSTLSLGLAIDFAIHFVSRFQQRYRETGDLEGALVWTAARPGLGILKNALLFASGFAVMLAAALTPYITVGVFMIAIMLLSAAATVVYLTAVVALFPRWLIRGLREGSR; from the coding sequence ATGGGAGCCCGGTGGGATCGCGTCCGCCGACGCACCGTGGAATGGTCGGTAGACCATCCCCGGGCGGTGCTCGTCCTCGTCCTCCTCCTGACGCTCGCCTTCGGCAGCCAGCTTCCGCGGATCCGGACCGACACCGATCCCAAGAACATGCTGCCGATCACCTCACCCGTCCGGCAGTACAACGACCAGGTGGAGGGGTGGTTCGGCCTGCACCCGGATGTACTCGTGGTCGCCATCCAGAGCGACCAGGGCATCTTCACGCCGGAAACCCTGGGGCGCCTCAGCCGGCTCACCGAGGCGGTGCTGCGCCTGCCCGGGGTGATCGCCCGGGACGTGGTGGCGCTGCCCACCGTGAACGACGTCACGGTGGCCGACGGCGCCCTCGATGCACGCCCCATCCTGGGCAGGGTCCCGCGCGACGCGGCCGAGGCGGACCGGCTCCGGCAGCAGGTGCTCGGCAACGCGCTGCTGGTCCACCGGCTCGTCTCCGCCGATGGCAAGACCACCGCCCTCTACGTTCCCATCGAGAAGAGCGCCAACGGCAAGCTCATCGCCGAGGAGATCCGCCGCCTCACCGCGACGGACACCGGGCCCGAGCGCTACTACGTCGCGGGCGATCCCGTGGCGCGCGACACCTTCGGCGCCGAGATGTTCCGCCAGATGGGGCTCTTCTCGCCGCTGGCGGGGCTGCTCATGTGCGGGATGCTCTTCTTCATGTTCAGGAGCTGGTGGCTGGTGGCGGCCAACATGGTCGTGGCCATGCTGGCCATCATCTGGGCCATGGGGCTCTTCATCGGGCTCGGCATCCCGGTCCACATCATGGCCTCCATGAGCCCGGTCTTCCTCATGGCGATCTCCACCGACACCGTGCACATCTTCAACGAGTTCGCCTTCCGGCGCCGGGAGGCGCGCACCCGGCGGGAGGCGATCCTCCAGACGATGAACGCCGTTGGGACGCCGGTGCTCTTCTCGGACCTCACGACGATCGCCGGATTCGCCTCCCTCGCCATCGGGCCCATCATCCCCGTGCGCGTCTTCGGCCTGCTCGTCGCCTTCGGCACGGGCGTCATCCTGGTGATGAGCTTCACCCTGGTTCCCGCGCTCATGGCCATCGCGCGCGAGAGGCGGGTGGCCGGCGCACCCGGGGAGGCGGAGCCCGCGTCCCGGTGGCTGGCGCGGGTGGGCCGGGCGTGCGTCGCCTGGAAGACCGCCGTGGTCCTGGTCGGGGCGGGCGTCCTCGGGGCCTCGGCCGTGGGGCTCACGCAGATCCGCATGAACAACAACATGGTGGCCTGGTTCAAGGCGGGCAGCGACATCCGTATCGCGGACAGGGCGCTCAGCCGGGCGCTCGGCGGCACGGCGACTCTCTACCTCGTGGCCGACGGCAAGCAGCCCGACGCCGTGACGCGGCCGGAGTTCCTGCGGGCCCTCGAGGGGCTGCAGCGGAGGATCGAGCGGGAGACCGTGGTGGGTAAGACCACCTCCGTGGCCGATGTCGTCAAGCGGGTTCACCGGGTGCTCAGAGACAACGACCCGGCACAGGAGATCATCCCCGACTCGCAGGAGGCGGCGGCCCAGGCGCTGCTCCTCTTCAGCATGGCCGCCCGACAGCGTGAGCTCAGCAACGTGGTGGACGACCCCGCCCGGAAGGCCAACGTCATGGTCCAGCTCCGGAGCTGGGACGCGACCCACACGGCGGGGGTGCTCGCCGCGGCCCGAGACCACCTGGCGTCTCACCCGATCCCGGGGGCCGAGCTCAGGCCCGCGGGGATCGCCTACTTCAACATGGTGTGGAACCAGGAGGTCCTGGTGGGGATGCTCGAGGGGTTCATCGCCTCCTGCGTGCTCGTGCTCGTGCTCCTCGTCCTGAACTACCGCTCGCTGCGCTGGGGGGTCGTGAGCTTCCTGCCCCTGCTCTTCACCGTCGTCCTGATCTACGGGATGGTGGGCTTCCTCGGCAAGGACTTCGACATGCCGATCTCGGTGCTCTCCACCCTGTCGCTGGGCCTGGCCATCGACTTCGCCATCCACTTCGTGAGCCGCTTCCAGCAGCGCTACCGGGAAACGGGCGACCTCGAGGGAGCGCTGGTCTGGACGGCGGCGCGGCCGGGACTCGGCATCCTGAAGAACGCACTGCTCTTCGCCTCGGGCTTTGCCGTGATGCTCGCGGCGGCGCTCACCCCGTACATCACGGTCGGGGTATTCATGATCGCCATCATGCTGCTCTCCGCGGCGGCCACGGTGGTGTACCTCACGGCCGTGGTCGCGCTCTTCCCCCGCTGGCTGATCCGGGGGCTCCGGGAGGGATCTCGATGA